A window from Camelus bactrianus isolate YW-2024 breed Bactrian camel chromosome 23, ASM4877302v1, whole genome shotgun sequence encodes these proteins:
- the ELK4 gene encoding ETS domain-containing protein Elk-4 → MDSAITLWQFLLQLLKEPQNDHMICWTSNNGEFKLLQAEEVARLWGIRKNKPNMNYDKLSRALRYYYVKNIIKKVNGQKFVYKFVSYPEILNMDPMTVGRVEGDCEALSISEVSSSSSKDMESVGKEKPPQPGAKTSSRNDYIHSGLYSSFTLNSLNSSNRKLFKSIKVENPAEKLAEKKSQEPAPSVIKFVTTPSKKPPVEPLAAAISTGPSISPSSEETIQVLETLASPKLPSLEVPAPASSVTTAFTTTPPISSVSPLQEPPRTPSPPLSSNPDMDTDMKSVASQPMELPENLSLEPKDQDSALPEKDKTNNSSRSKKPKGLELAPTLVITGSDPSPLGILSPSLPTASLTPALFSQTPILLTPSPLLSSIHFWSTLSPVAPLSPARLQGANTLFQFPSVLNSHGPFTLSGLDGPSTPGPFSPDLQKT, encoded by the exons ATGGACAGTGCTATCACCCTGTGGCAGTTCCTCCTTCAGCTCCTGAAGGAGCCGCAGAACGATCACATGATCTGCTGGACCTCTAATAATGGGGAGTTCAAGCTTTTGCAGGCGGAAGAGGTGGCTCGTCTCTGGGGGATTCGAAAGAACAAGCCTAATATGAATTATGACAAACTCAGCCGCGCCCTCAGATACTATTATGTAAAG aatATCATTAAAAAAGTGAATGGTCAGAAGTTTGTGTACAAGTTTGTCTCATACCCAGAGATTCTGAACATGGATCCAATGACAGTGGGCAGGGTTGAGGGAGACTGTGAAGCTTTAAGCATCAGCGAAGTCAGCAGCAGCAGTTCCAAAGATATGGAGAGTGTGGGGAAAGAGAAGCCTCCCCAGCCTGGTGCCAAGACCTCTAGCCGCAATGACTACATACACTCCGGCTTGTATTCTTCATTTACCCTCAACTCTTTGAACTCCTCCAACAGGAAGCTTTTCAAATCTATAAAGGTTGAGAATCCGGCTGAGAAATTGGCAGAGAAAAAATCTCAGGAGCCAGCACCATCTGTTATCAAATTTGTAACAACACCTTCCAAAAAGCCACCAGTTGAACCTCTTGCTGCCGCCATTTCAACTGGCCCAAGTATTTCTCCATCTTCAGAAGAAACTATCCAAGTGTTAGAAACCTTGGCTTCCCCCAAACTGCCTTCGCTGGAAGTCCCAGCTCCTGCATCCAGTGTAACTACGGCCTTTACCACCACCCCTCCTATTTCGTCCGTATCCCCTTTGCAGGAACCTCCTAGAACACCTTCACCACCGCTGAGTTCCAACCCAGACATGGACACAGACATGAAGTCAGTGGCTTCTCAGCCAATGGAACTTCCAGAGAACTTGTCACTGGAGCCTAAAGACCAGGATTCAGCTTTGCCAGAAAAGGACAAAACAAATAATTCATCAAGGTCCAAGAAACCCAAAGGGCTAGAGCTGGCCCCGACCCTCGTGATCACAGGCAGTGATCCAAGCCCACTGGGGATATTGAGCCCTTCTCTCCCTACAGCTTCTCTCACGCCAGCACTTTTTTCACAG ACGCCCATCTTACTGACCCCGAGCCCCTTGCTCTCCAGTATCCACTTTTGGAGTACTCTCAGCCCTGTTGCTCCCCTAAGTCCAGCCAGACTGCAAGGTGCTAACACACTTTTTCAG tttccttctgtgCTGAACAGTCATGGGCCGTTCACTCTTTCTGGCCTGGATGGACCCTCCACCCCTGGCCCATTTTCCCCAGACCTACAGAAAACATGA